One Nocardia huaxiensis genomic window, ATTTCGGCGATCATCGCGGTGGTGGTGATCGTGGTGGCGATCGTTCTGGCGATGGCGCTGCGGCCACGTATGCGCAGCCGGAAGTTGAAGAACCGGTTCGGGCCGGAATACGACCGGACGGTTCAGCAGACGCACAACCGCCGGATGGCGGAAGAAGAACTGGCGGAACGGGAGAAGCGGCACCAGCAGCTGGAGCTGCGGGAACTGTCCGAGGACGAGCGGCAGCGCTACACGACCCAGTGGACGCAGGTGCAGGAGCAGTTCATCGACGATCCGGCGCAGGCGCTGAACGCGGCGGATCGATTGCTCACCACGGTCATGGCCGATCGCGGCTATCCGACCGAGAGCTATCGTCAGCAGCTGGCCGATCTCTCGGTGGAGCATGCCCGGCCGCTCGAGCAGTACCGGACCGCGCACGACATCGCGGGGCGGGCCGGACGCGGTGAGGCCACGACCGAGGATATGCGGGCAGCCATCGTGCACTACCGCACCCTGTTCGTCGACCTCCTCGACGGCCGCCACGCCCAACACACCGCGCACAACAAGTGAGGCACAGCAATGAACATCGGCAAACGGCGGAACAAGGAAGCGGCACAACAGGAGTCGGAGCGGTCCGCGGATCGGATGAGCGATGCGGAACGCGTATCGGCCATGGACCAGGCGGCGAATATCGACGAGAACAGCGGCATGCGGCCGGATTCCGGGGCGACGCAGCCCGGGATGCAACGCGTGAGCGGCGACGCGGACCAGCCGTACACCGCGACGCCCGGCTTCACGGGGCAGCGCAGCGCCGCCGCGGAAACGGGTCGGCTCGACACCGGCGCCTCGAACCCCTCACGGCAGCAGCATCCGGTGACACCGGATCAATCGCGCGGCATGGCGCCGGACTCCGAACATGCGCGCGGCGCAATGCATTCCGGCGCGGCGGGGCAGCCTGGCGGCCCGGGGCGCACGGACGGTAACGGGGGTGACCGTTTGCTGGCCGAGGGGGACATGCGGCATCTGCGGGATCGGTGGCACGAGGTGCAGACGCGGTTCGTGGATGATCCGCAGCAGGCCGTGCAGCAGGCGGATCAGTTGGTGGACAACACGATCGCGCAGCTCACCGAGACCTGCGCGAGTCGGCGGCGCGAGCTCGAAAACCGTTGGTCGCGAGGCGAGAACGTGGACACCGAGGCGCTGCGGCAGGCCCTGCGGGGCTATCGCGACCTGTTCGATCAACTGGTGGGCACGGCGTCGGCTGCCAGGAACATGTAGCTCTTCTCCTCCACGCGCTGATGGATGCGCCAGTTGCCGTCGACGCGCACGAAGGTGTCGTGGTACCAGAGCCCGCACATCATGAGCTGGCGCTTGCCCTCCGGCCCGGCCACCAGCATCGGGTTGTGGCACATGGTGCGGGCGGTGGCGTGATCGCCCTCCACCCGCACCGAAGAGTTGCTCACCAGATGCTGGAAGGCGGAGAAGTTCGGCATGACCGAGGCGAGAAAAGCCTTGGTGGAGGCCAGGTCTCCGGCCGGGCCGCCCATGGCGGTGTAGTCGATGTGCGCGTCTTCGGTGAAGATCTCGTCGAGCAGATGCCACTGGTGGGTGTCGACCGCGTGGGAGTAGCGGACCATCAGATCCTCGATTTCCAGACGGTCCGAAATCTCCTGCAGGGACAGCATGGGCTGAGCCTTCCGCGTAGTGCCGATACCTCGGCGACTGATCTTGTATGTCTCGATCGTCTATTTTGTCGCCCGCAAGCGATTTGTGGGCATGGTTCCCTACTTGATATCGATAATCGATGGCCGTTGCCGAACTGAGATCACGCCTTCGGCCCGGCGATTTCGTCTGCAAGGGAAGATGAAAGTCCTTCTACGCAT contains:
- a CDS encoding nuclear transport factor 2 family protein, coding for MLSLQEISDRLEIEDLMVRYSHAVDTHQWHLLDEIFTEDAHIDYTAMGGPAGDLASTKAFLASVMPNFSAFQHLVSNSSVRVEGDHATARTMCHNPMLVAGPEGKRQLMMCGLWYHDTFVRVDGNWRIHQRVEEKSYMFLAADAVPTS